A single window of Jiangella alkaliphila DNA harbors:
- a CDS encoding molybdopterin-dependent oxidoreductase — protein MSNTGHDRDDAPVGTRGLAALAGIAAGGLTLGVGELVAALVVEPAAAPFLAVGNTFVDLTPEWLKSFAIRTFGENDKQVLLGGMAGVLLVLSAIGGVLERWRRRAGVAVLLLLGGVAVAAALGRPTATAAWALPSLAGVVAGAAALTLMVGRLRDRAPAADQTRAVDADPSTSGESASAARPPRRQVLLLTAAVAGMAVLTAIGGRRFGRTLAEVREARDALRLPAPADTAAPVPAGAELDVAGMTPFTTPNRDFYRVDTALDLPRVVPEEWRLRIHGMVGQEVELDFEDLLGLDLVERMITLTCVSNEVGGELAGNAVWLGYPLNDLLDRADPSPDADMLLSTSVDGFTAGTPLDVVRDGRDALLAVGMNGEPLPIAHGFPARLVVPGLYGYVSATKWVTELELTRFDRASAYWTDRGWAAEAPIKTASRIDVPGSFAEVAAGRTVVAGVAWAQHRGVTGVEVQVDDGDWRAARLADEASVDTWRQWSWEWDAEPGNHTLRVRATDGAGDRQTDEQAPPFPEGSSGWHSVVVRVT, from the coding sequence GTGTCGAACACGGGGCATGATCGCGACGACGCACCGGTGGGGACCCGCGGCCTGGCCGCGCTGGCCGGGATCGCGGCCGGCGGCCTCACCCTGGGCGTCGGCGAGCTGGTCGCGGCGCTGGTGGTGGAGCCGGCGGCGGCGCCGTTCCTGGCGGTCGGCAACACCTTCGTCGACCTGACACCGGAGTGGTTGAAGAGCTTCGCCATCCGGACGTTCGGCGAGAACGACAAGCAGGTCCTGCTGGGCGGGATGGCCGGGGTGCTGCTGGTGCTGTCGGCGATCGGCGGTGTGCTGGAGCGGTGGCGGCGCCGGGCCGGGGTGGCGGTGCTGCTGCTGCTGGGCGGGGTGGCGGTCGCCGCCGCGCTCGGCCGGCCTACGGCCACGGCCGCCTGGGCGCTGCCGAGCCTCGCCGGCGTCGTCGCGGGCGCCGCCGCGCTCACGTTGATGGTGGGCCGGCTCCGCGACCGCGCTCCGGCGGCCGACCAGACTCGCGCGGTGGATGCGGACCCGAGCACGTCGGGGGAGTCCGCATCTGCCGCGCGGCCGCCGCGGCGGCAGGTGCTGCTGCTCACCGCGGCCGTGGCCGGGATGGCGGTCCTGACGGCGATCGGCGGGCGGCGGTTCGGGCGGACGCTGGCCGAGGTGCGCGAGGCGAGGGACGCGCTGCGACTGCCGGCGCCGGCCGACACGGCGGCACCGGTCCCGGCCGGCGCCGAGCTCGACGTCGCCGGGATGACGCCGTTCACGACCCCGAACCGCGACTTCTACCGCGTCGACACCGCGCTCGACCTGCCGCGAGTGGTGCCGGAGGAGTGGCGGCTGCGGATCCACGGCATGGTCGGCCAGGAGGTGGAGCTGGACTTCGAGGACCTCCTCGGGTTGGACCTGGTGGAGCGGATGATCACGCTCACCTGCGTCTCCAACGAGGTCGGTGGCGAGCTGGCCGGCAACGCGGTCTGGCTCGGCTACCCCTTGAACGACCTGCTGGACCGCGCCGACCCGAGCCCCGACGCCGACATGCTGCTGTCGACCAGCGTCGACGGGTTCACGGCGGGCACACCGCTGGACGTCGTCAGGGACGGGCGCGACGCGCTGCTGGCGGTCGGCATGAACGGCGAGCCGCTGCCGATCGCGCACGGGTTCCCGGCCCGGCTGGTCGTCCCCGGCCTCTACGGCTACGTCTCGGCCACCAAGTGGGTGACGGAGCTGGAGCTGACCCGGTTCGACCGCGCCTCCGCCTACTGGACCGACCGTGGCTGGGCCGCCGAGGCGCCGATCAAGACGGCCTCGCGCATCGACGTCCCGGGGTCGTTCGCCGAGGTGGCGGCCGGCCGCACCGTCGTCGCCGGTGTCGCGTGGGCGCAGCACCGCGGCGTCACCGGTGTCGAGGTGCAGGTGGACGACGGCGACTGGCGGGCCGCGCGGCTCGCCGACGAGGCGTCGGTGGACACCTGGCGGCAGTGGTCGTGGGAGTGGGACGCCGAGCCGGGCAACCACACCCTCCGGGTCCGCGCCACCGACGGCGCGGGCGACCGGCAGACCGACGAGCAGGCGCCGCCGTTCCCGGAGGGGTCCAGCGGCTGGCATTCGGTGGTGGTGCGCGTGACCTGA
- a CDS encoding fasciclin domain-containing protein: MKLLTRRVPVLLATAAALTLTLSACSDDDGDDSTASGNGDSTSAPEEETTEPADEPADEMTEEPMAGPVGPGCADYASQVPDGEGSVEGMSDDPVAVAASNNPILTTLVSAVSGQLNPQVNLVDTLNGAEFTVFAPVDDAFAAVDQGTLDTLATDADLLTTVLTYHVVPGQLSPDQVVGEQATVQGAPVTVAGTADALTVNGANVICGGVTTANATVYLIDGVLMPPM, from the coding sequence ATGAAGCTCCTGACCAGGCGAGTCCCCGTCCTGCTGGCGACGGCGGCCGCACTCACCCTGACCCTGTCCGCCTGTAGCGACGACGACGGAGACGACTCGACGGCGAGCGGCAACGGCGACAGCACCTCCGCACCCGAGGAGGAGACCACCGAACCGGCCGACGAGCCGGCCGACGAGATGACGGAGGAGCCGATGGCCGGCCCGGTCGGTCCGGGCTGCGCCGACTACGCCTCCCAGGTCCCCGACGGCGAGGGCTCGGTCGAGGGCATGTCCGACGACCCGGTCGCCGTGGCCGCGTCGAACAACCCGATCCTCACGACGCTGGTCTCCGCGGTGTCCGGCCAGCTGAACCCGCAGGTCAACCTGGTCGACACGCTCAACGGCGCCGAGTTCACCGTCTTCGCGCCGGTGGACGACGCGTTCGCCGCGGTCGACCAGGGCACGCTGGACACCCTCGCCACCGACGCGGACCTGCTGACGACGGTGCTGACGTACCACGTGGTGCCCGGCCAGCTCTCGCCCGACCAGGTGGTCGGCGAGCAGGCCACGGTCCAGGGTGCACCGGTCACCGTCGCCGGCACGGCGGACGCGCTGACGGTCAACGGCGCCAACGTCATCTGCGGCGGCGTCACGACGGCCAACGCGACCGTCTATCTGATCGACGGCGTGCTCATGCCGCCGATGTGA
- a CDS encoding cryptochrome/photolyase family protein, with product MTEDRHTAVVLFTRDLRVHDHPALAAAVEQAGRVVPLFVLDDAILTGRNAAPNRAAFLAGALADLREQLRRRGGDLVLRRGDVVAETMAVVTATGATSLLCSADVSGYAQRREHRLAAACAQRRVRFRAYPGVTVVPPGELVPAGGDHYRVFTPFWRAWDKAAWRDQLPAPRAVPAAGLDRIGRLPSVDELVADGATSPDLPAGGETAGRSLLDAAAERAGAGGPDLDDLAGDHTSRLSPYLHFGCVSPLEVANRLADRAPEQVRQLAWRDFHHQVTAAVPAIAHRDYRDRDIVWRDDPDALDAWRRGQTGVPIVDAGMRQLLREGWMHNRARLVTASFLTKTLRIDWRAGAAHFFGWLVDGDVANNAGNWQWVAGTGNDTRPNRVLNPLRQARRFDPGGAYVRRHIPELAGLDGPAVHTPWTLPDDRRKELDYPDPLIDL from the coding sequence ATGACGGAGGATCGCCACACCGCGGTGGTGCTGTTCACCCGCGACCTGCGCGTGCACGACCACCCGGCGCTGGCCGCCGCCGTCGAGCAGGCCGGCCGGGTGGTGCCGCTGTTCGTGCTCGACGACGCGATCCTCACCGGCCGGAACGCCGCGCCCAACCGCGCGGCGTTCCTCGCCGGTGCGCTGGCCGACCTGCGTGAGCAGCTGCGCCGCCGGGGCGGCGACCTGGTGTTGCGCCGCGGCGACGTGGTCGCCGAGACGATGGCGGTGGTGACCGCGACCGGCGCGACGTCACTCCTGTGCAGCGCCGACGTCAGCGGCTACGCACAGCGCCGCGAGCACCGGCTGGCCGCCGCCTGTGCGCAGCGGCGGGTCCGGTTCCGTGCCTACCCCGGCGTGACGGTGGTGCCGCCCGGCGAGCTGGTCCCCGCCGGCGGCGACCATTACCGCGTGTTCACCCCGTTCTGGCGCGCCTGGGACAAGGCCGCCTGGCGCGACCAGCTGCCGGCGCCGCGGGCCGTCCCCGCCGCCGGCCTCGACCGGATCGGCCGGCTCCCGTCGGTGGACGAGCTGGTAGCCGACGGCGCCACCTCGCCCGACCTGCCCGCGGGTGGGGAGACGGCCGGACGGAGCCTGCTGGACGCCGCCGCCGAGCGGGCCGGCGCAGGCGGGCCGGATCTCGACGACCTGGCCGGCGACCACACGTCGCGGCTGAGCCCGTACCTGCACTTCGGCTGCGTGTCGCCGCTGGAGGTGGCGAACCGGCTGGCCGACCGAGCGCCGGAGCAGGTCAGGCAGCTGGCCTGGCGCGACTTCCACCATCAGGTGACGGCGGCGGTCCCCGCGATCGCCCACCGCGACTACCGCGACCGCGACATCGTCTGGCGCGACGACCCGGACGCCCTCGACGCCTGGCGGCGCGGCCAGACCGGCGTGCCGATCGTCGACGCCGGGATGCGGCAGCTGCTGCGCGAGGGCTGGATGCACAACCGCGCCCGGCTGGTCACGGCGTCGTTCCTCACCAAAACGCTGCGGATCGACTGGCGGGCCGGCGCCGCGCACTTCTTCGGCTGGCTGGTCGACGGCGACGTCGCGAACAACGCGGGCAACTGGCAGTGGGTGGCCGGCACCGGCAACGACACCCGGCCCAACCGGGTGCTCAACCCGCTGCGCCAGGCCAGGCGGTTCGATCCCGGCGGCGCCTACGTGCGCCGCCACATTCCCGAACTGGCCGGGCTCGACGGACCGGCAGTGCACACGCCGTGGACGCTGCCGGACGACCGCCGCAAGGAGCTGGACTATCCGGACCCGCTGATCGACCTCTGA
- the sigK gene encoding ECF RNA polymerase sigma factor SigK, whose protein sequence is MVTLRSVPAGEPEPEPGDRLGRLLDHCARGDAVAFEQVYDAMAGPVLGIATAVVRNRALAEEVAQEVLVEVWRTSSRFRPERGTARGWILTIAHRRAVDRVRREQADTDRDDRVARRDDERPYDRVAEEVEANVEREQVRRCLDSLTDLQRESIALAYYDGYTYREVAQLLHAPLGTVKTRLRDGLVRLRDCMGVGR, encoded by the coding sequence ATGGTGACGCTGCGATCGGTGCCGGCCGGTGAGCCGGAGCCCGAGCCGGGGGACCGGCTCGGCCGGCTGCTCGACCACTGCGCCCGCGGCGACGCCGTCGCGTTCGAGCAGGTCTACGACGCCATGGCCGGGCCGGTGCTGGGCATCGCCACGGCCGTGGTCCGCAACCGGGCGCTGGCCGAGGAGGTCGCGCAGGAGGTGCTGGTCGAGGTGTGGCGGACGTCGTCGCGGTTCCGGCCGGAGCGGGGCACCGCCCGCGGCTGGATCCTGACCATCGCGCACCGCCGCGCCGTCGACCGCGTACGCCGCGAGCAGGCCGACACCGACCGCGACGACCGGGTGGCCCGCCGCGACGACGAGCGGCCGTACGACCGCGTGGCCGAGGAGGTCGAGGCGAACGTCGAGCGCGAGCAGGTGCGCCGCTGCCTCGACTCGCTGACCGACCTGCAGCGCGAGTCGATCGCGCTGGCCTACTACGACGGCTACACCTATCGCGAGGTCGCGCAGCTGCTGCATGCTCCCCTCGGTACGGTCAAGACACGGCTGCGCGACGGTCTGGTCCGGCTGCGCGACTGCATGGGGGTGGGGCGATGA
- a CDS encoding anti-sigma factor: MNKPVDAGIHTLAAPYALHALPPDEARRFEEHLERCADCRIEVDELRETAARLGAATAVTPPPRLREAVLTRVAEVRPLPPRVAAGRAPVLRRWWPRVSTGLVAALVAGIVVLGIRLDDTQGELDRSQQIGAQMRQLVEADDMELVRVGAGDSQGTVLVARSLDVAVFIGDGMEPAPEGHEYQLWLMHADGGMVAAGLLGSPPDGHVGPHTARGLAGVDRLGITVEPDGGSPQPTTDPVMVIELPA, translated from the coding sequence ATGAACAAGCCCGTGGACGCCGGCATCCACACGCTGGCCGCGCCGTACGCGCTGCACGCACTGCCGCCGGACGAGGCGCGCCGGTTCGAGGAGCACCTGGAGCGGTGCGCCGACTGCCGCATCGAGGTCGACGAGCTGCGCGAGACCGCCGCCCGGCTGGGCGCGGCCACCGCCGTCACCCCGCCGCCGCGCCTGCGCGAAGCTGTGCTGACGCGGGTCGCCGAAGTGCGGCCGCTGCCGCCGCGGGTGGCCGCCGGCCGGGCGCCGGTGCTGCGCCGCTGGTGGCCGCGGGTATCGACGGGCCTGGTCGCGGCGCTGGTGGCCGGCATCGTCGTACTGGGGATCCGGCTCGACGACACGCAGGGCGAGCTGGACCGGTCGCAGCAGATCGGCGCCCAGATGCGGCAGCTGGTCGAGGCCGACGACATGGAGCTGGTGCGGGTCGGAGCGGGCGACAGCCAGGGCACGGTGCTGGTCGCGCGGTCGCTGGACGTCGCGGTGTTCATCGGCGACGGCATGGAGCCGGCGCCGGAGGGGCACGAGTACCAGCTGTGGCTCATGCACGCCGACGGCGGCATGGTGGCCGCGGGCCTGCTGGGCAGTCCGCCGGACGGCCACGTCGGCCCGCATACCGCCCGCGGACTGGCCGGCGTCGACCGGCTCGGCATCACCGTCGAACCCGACGGCGGGTCGCCGCAGCCGACCACGGACCCCGTCATGGTGATCGAACTGCCGGCTTGA